CTGAACTGATGAGTGTCGGTCTGAAGCCTTCAGGACAGACCTTCATCATGGACCCGGCTCTGTGTGAACCGGGCCTCAGGTGTTGTGGAGTGTGAATGTTACCTGGCAGAAGTTGTGTCCGCAGGGGGTTGAGACAGGTTCACTGAACAGGtccagacagatggagcagGTGAGCTCCTGCTCTGAGAACAGATCTGAGGTCGCCGCCTCCGCCATCATCATACTGCCGACCAGAGCACAGGTGAACGCCGCCGTTAGCTTCTTTctactacttttactgtagtaggattcttcatgcaggacttttacttgtaatggagtatttgtatattgctgtattggtacttttactgcagtaaagtatctcaGTACTTCTTtccacacagacatgaaaaactgaaactgcTGAGGAGAAAAGTGAATCTTGAAATGTGAATCAAAAGTAACTTTAAGAAAGGTGAAAACTTTCCTTTTCATTTACAGAGTTTTCAGACGAATCTACCTGAACATTtaattaaagttaaattaagGCCTTTACGAGACACCGACAGCTGCCGTCATGACTCGACACACTCGGCTGATCGTCACCAGTTAACAGGGACACTCGTTAATCCAAAACAACACCTGGTCAAACTACATTCCACCTGAAAACAGGTGAACTCcgacacacatacagatttaAGTCTGAATGAAGCCAAAAATAACAAACCAGCATCAGGTGAATGTTGGACAGGTGTGCTCTACCTGCTTCCTctcttcatgtgtttgtgtccctGTCAGGCTGATAACCACCTGTCTCAACAGGTGTAAACAGGTGGAAAAGAGGGGCGGGGCCACCTCACCTGTGTGTGAGCTGCATTCAGTGTCAGTGGAAAAACAAGCTTATACATGGAGTATCAATACCAGCTAATATGTaaattagcagcagcagcagatgttttTGGAGCTTCAAGAGAATTTAATTCCTGCCTGACTAAAAATACAGATCACAAGTTATTAGAATGTAGAGAAACATAAATGATCCACTACTATACTAGAGCTAAAACACTTCATAGATTAATCAGTTTATGTAAAAGTTATCTGCTTAATAACTTAATATCTTTATAATATCTTCTACTTATTTCTGGAGAGAAATGAGGTGAGAGGATGATAACATGcaacaataaacaactattttgataactgaataatggtttaaatattttttttttttagcacaaatgacaaacattatAATGCAAATGGgaaaaatcatataaaacaaaaataaaaaagattaataaaatGGTGATAGTATATGAAATTCAAAAGTaatacaattattttttcaatacaaatgtaaatgtttaaaaatcaaacttaaGATTGAAATTTAAACATAAgtaataaatgttatttttaaattttgaaaataaaatacataataaatcaaaaatacaaaaactatgactaatggaaataaataagaataaaagaataaatacataataaaaactTACTAAGAGAATTATTTAAAGCAGAATACGAGTCTACATCCAAGTTCTCCCAGGATCTCGAATATTTGCTGTAAATTTCATTAAAAtctacaaaacaacaaaaatcaacctcatggtggcgctagaggagtCAGAcggattcatcctctggagaacATGAACGTGTGAACCAAGTTTCACAACAATACATCCAATAGTTGCTGAAATATTTGGATATAAATGTTATAATTCATGTGATTTCAGCCGCCTCGATGTTTTTAACGTTTATTAGCGGCCGTGTCGGGAACTTGTGTTTCAGTCTTTATTTGAAGCAACTTAATCCTGTAACTGTGTGAGTGTCTTACAGACTGTATATcaagtggtggaggaagtactcagatcctttagtgcagtaaaagtaccattACAacgatgtaaaaatactccattacaagtaaaagttctgtattagcagcaaaatgtacttaaagtatcaaaagtaaaatggCCCAATTTAAAGtgtcatatttacatacatgtatatttacagtatacGTGAATTGAATATTGAAAGTGATTAATTGATGTGTACATGGaagaagcattttaatgttgtactGTTCTATGAATCTATGATAATGCATTTATAACAAACTGATcacatgttttatatataaaatattgaagtaactaaagctgtcaaataaatgtagtggagtggaagtataaagtagcatcaagtggaaatactcaagtaaagttcAAGTATCTCAAAACTGTACTGAAGTCcagtagttgagtaaatgtacttagttactttccaccactgacaaaTATCTGAGTTCAGTAGCATTTAGCATTgattagcatttagcattttatATCACTGCAGTCGTCTGTTCTGTATAAACCTCTGAATCATCTGAAAAAACTTAATCTGCATCagtcacattattattattattattctgattCTCTGCTGGTGtttattgacagaaaacatttgcaTCGGTTCTCTACAGCTGAGTGGAAATTCACAGTTTACACAGATGACAACAGAAAAGCTTCATCACAGAaggaaatatgtaaaatatgtgtgAGAACAGGAACAACAATCAGGAGCAGCAGCGGGGCGGCGTGTTTGTGATGGTGGCGATAACGTTTGTAACATTCAACATGGACTTCTTCATGTTTTGGTCAGTTTActacaaatactgtattttttacagtatttatcatGTGAAAAGTTTAACGTATTctgagtgaataaatgtgtaACGTTAAGCCATATATAACTGTTGGTACTGAgaagaatatactgtatttggTTTAGAAATAACAAGTGACCTTTGCAAAACTTTACTGGTTGTCTGTAAAAAGGTTTTCCAGGAATAATGATGTGTTCAGACCAAGCACACGGCCAGTTTTTCTTGTGGTGCTATTACAAACATCGGCACATCTGTGAGAGTTGAAAACATTGAGTGAAACTTGAGTCAGAAATCTGAGCGTATCGCAGCACTTTATGAACGTACAGAGAGGAGAGGCGGGAAAgaagagagactggagggaaacaacagaaacaaccaGAGTCTCTGCtactagctagcttacagctgaTGTACACTTatgtattttgtctgtttggGTCAAACTTGCATAAGTAACAGCGATTCCTGACTGGACGCGATGTTAATGAGAAAACAGactgtttcagtttttccagaTGAAGATGTGCTAATCTGCTCCGTGCGTCAGCCAACAGGCTGAGCAACGTATCGCTTGTTTAAAAAACTGCCGCCGCTCTATTTCTGTAAAGTTTCGCACATTTGCTCCACCTCCAACCGATGACATGACGTCCCTGACGTTTCCGTCCAGTCCAAGACTAATGACGACACATCTTGTATGATCCTTTTATATTCTTTTATGGGTTTGTAGTTTGTTTTAGGGTTAAAGCTGCGTTCAGACCAGATCCGGCAGTGCAGACCGAACAGGACTCAGCAAAACCGCATCAGCCATCCGGCAAAAAGGTTAACCGGAATCAACCTTAGCTGGATCACATTGCGGtcggtggccaatcacatacatacAACAACACACTGCTGGTAgtttactttgtaacatgaagccATATTTGACTGTTTACTTCGTCTCACTGGTGCCTCAAATatttggtctgaatgcagcctaaaaatatgaataatttgaGTTTTGGGTCAGATTAAGCTGCTAGGAGATATATTTTAGAGTTTATTTTAGGGTTAAGACTGTGAATACTTTTCGGTTACGCTGCTATGAAGGGTTCTGATCATAAAGCAGTTTAATCTTATGACTTTGTGTCAACAGCGAGCTGAGGGGACGTTTGGGATTCGGGGCCAAAATCAATAAGCAATTTTATGGAGTTTACATAAAATCTGCAGAAGAACAAATAACCACAGACATgttaaaatggaaaacacaacatcaagAGATGAAACTGGAACCAAAATGtgcacaataaacaaacaacaaacatcataATGATGATCTAACTAAGACAGGTGTGGATTTAAATGATCACTGATCAGTTCTGTGAGAAACACACCAGCTTTTAAATCTACACTGCAAATAAATCTCACAGTAACAAGCTGCTGAATCACATTCACTTCAAAGGTTTTTATAAAATAATCCAGAATAAGATGTGAGTTACTTCCAGCTGCTGTCGTGttagtttctgtgtttctggaTCAGATCATCAATCACAAAGAAGCAGATCTCTCAACCACAATCAAGATTATTTTAGCTTGTAAATACTGAGGTTCACTTTCCAGATCAACACGTTATCTCCACAAATAACTGAAGTCTGTGatcaaacaaaattaaagttttttttcttctgcgttttaaataaaagtagtttAACGTTCCTGCAGTTAGTTGTGGTTTTAAAAGCTCAAACAGCAGCACTTTCTTACCTTTCTGTCAACAAGTCGACTTGTGTCTGTCAGGAAGCCTGAAAGTCAGGTTACTGCCAGGCTGTGATGTCATCGGTGGGCGGAGATTCACTCATGAATGACAGCAGGTACAGAAAGTGGTCAGGTGAGTTTAGAGGGTGGAGATGTTTGTTCCTGCAGGTTGTTATGATCGATGTTTGCTTCTCATTTCTTACATCTCAACATTCTGTTGTGTcatcatatataaatatatgtattttatatgatatgattattatatataatatctgTATATTGAGcaaactgtgttttacttttttttaatcaatgtttttattcatttattcattcgTACTTCATGACCTGCTCGCAGTGATGTAGCCGAGACATCAGGCACtttatgacattttcacattttaataattttcaaaatttcttttttcacttAATTGTGCAAATACActgtaaactttattttatctctttttattacattaaatatattttttagttgatttttttaaatactataAAAGCAGTAattatataatcaataaatcacaTGTTGAGATACTGAGACTTCCTGTCGAAAGAACCACTGAAGACAATAATGTCATGAATACAAATGTTGtgtattatctttatttttaatttgactcattttagactgatatataaaataaattaaaaataatatacaataaataaatgatcaaaaaataaatgtttttataatgtatttatttggaACTAAATAAAGATatgatacaataaaaatattaaataaatatgaagagaaaataacataaatccaatataaataactaaatatgaataaataaaataataaaacataaataaaatccGGGTAAGGACATGTTCATGAGGATAAGTCCTGACAGCATCATTTGTAACTaagattaaaatataataaaataataatagcataaaatattaaaatatgtacaatttaaaaaaaacaagtacaaatttaatcaatttaaaactttagaaagtttgtttttgttgtcatttgtttCTGGGCTATGGGTTCCtgcataacaataataaataatgatgagagtgaaaataaactgaCAGCAACAAACAATTTACTGAGAGTGAAACTGAACTGATCTGTTGGCGGCTGATCAGAGCTGTGTGAGGTCGATGCCTTGCTCACGGGCATCATTTTGAGTGTCATGTGACAGTTAATGTAACCTGCTGTCAGGTAGATCAGACGCTGTTTGCTGCCGCAGAGAGACGCATGTTTCTCACGATTCCACCTGCGGACCGACAGGACGGAGGACATTCCTCTGAAGGTGTGAGGTGGCGATAAGCGTTAGGCGGTTGGTCTTCCTggcatgtgattggctgattgtCTGCCTGTGTTACATAACTCTGTTCTGCATTTTAACTCCGTTCTGTTGTTGTGTAacataaatggtaaatggactgaaACATTCATACAGTGATGGAAGAGGTTTCCATGCAGGATGCCagcctgctcatcaggagcgatGCAGTGCTTCCCGTCTGAAGGGCCCCAAAATGTTTCTATGTATGttcacccacccacacacacacacacacacacacacacacacacacagagagcacatCTGGGGTTCAGCATCTTACCCGAGGACGTGCAGACTGGAGGACCTGCTCTGCCTCCCGTCCTTCTCTAATCTCACAAAAACCTGCGTTTTGAACAGTTAAAGCTGCACCACTCTTAAAGGAACAGTACGATATTTAAGTTCATCTATGTGTATCCAGGaggtggttagcctagcttagcataaagatggaagcagggggaaactgcttaTGTAACTCCATCATGATTTATTCAATTATTTGAGATTGATAAACTCAGCAAGTATGTCTCAATGCTCTTCTTTTAAAGCAGCAACTATTAAAACAGCTTCAAAATCATTTTGACGGCACACTGACTTCTAACATGGAGAGTGGTGCTTCTTTCATTCCCACTCTGCACCCTGAACGCCTGATCTTGCACTATGTGCAACTTGGGTTGAGCAGTTACCACTCCACAAGCGTGTAACACTTTGGTGGATTAAATGGAGAAAAAATTGgtgaaaattatgtaaaataaatcatcAGGTTAGATTATGAATAGTGGATTTCTTTCTCTACATATCTTATTATAGTGTCTGTCAGGGCTGTTTGCTATAACAGAAACATTAGCTGTAAACATGATAAATAAGAGTCAAAAATGTATGCTGACTGTTTTTGTCACAGAATATAGACTTTTATCTTTCTCAAATTTAATCctaaaattttgattttttttttttcatgtcaccTGGtccaaaaacaaattttaataaatgttctgacagtttcctgtttccagtgtttgtgctacGCTAAGCTAACAGTTTCTCCTGCTTCCAggctttgtgctaagctaggctaacagtttctcCTGCTTCCAggctttgtgctaagctaggctaacagtttctcCTGCTTCCAggctttgtgctaagctaggctaacggTTTCTCCTGCTTCCAggctttgtgctaagctaggctaacagtttcaCCTGCTTTCAggctttgtgctaagctaggctaacagtttctcCTGCTTCCAggctttgtgctaagctaggctaacggTTTCTCCTGCTTCCAggctttgtgctaagctaggctaacagtttctcCTGCTTCCAggctttgtgctaagctaggctaacggTTTCTCCTGCTTCCAGGCTTTGTGTTGAATATTTCAGGTTGTTGgtgaaaagagacaaaaacatttaactgtttGGTTTCTTTATACAATAACTtcatacaaacaataaaaaacaaacgcAGACAGGTATGGTGGTCTCTCAGGTGTCTCAGCTGGATTTGATGTTTATCTCCTGGTTTCACAGATTAAATGTTTCCATCCAGCTGCCAAACACTCGTCTACAAACTCTCAGTCCATCAGTTCATCCGTGTTCAGTCTGTTGGTCGCTGTGGTTTGTGTCTGTGCCAAACTGCATCATGATTTCCCATCTTTCAGCTGCAACAACTACAACTCGTTTACTTTCTGTTCctgttgatcattttcattatccatcAAGTTTTAAGCTTTAGTCCCTTCCAGGCAGCCAGTCATGACATAATATTACTTTGACAGAAAATAGCAGAAAAATGACCAGAGGGAATACAAAAGTATTTGCAGTGAAACAGCAgctaaaacattaaagaaacagCAGTGTGGTCCTTTAGACCTCAGCCAGAAAGACTTTCAGATTTCCTGTTCAATGCTTCATCGTCTGGAGTTCCTCCTCAGAAGTTTTTGTAATGCAGcaacctaaacaaacaaacaaacaaacaaacaaacaaacagacagacagagttctCGTTAACTCTGGTTcatgtttgaattttttttaaaataatttcaaaaccAGTTCCAGTCAAAATGGTGTCAAAACtacaatgtttgtttaaaacatacaaatacaacacattgttaaagatgaaaccagtggtttccaacctttttgtcttttgacgtcttacaaaaagcagtgtgtagtcggggtcacatttcacatgtctatgagttgttaacagctccaccaaatagtgatttttccctctaaacttctcacatgctttcatttcaataaatgttcaaatgatccaatatttcagcaaaaatcaaagattagagaaaaagtccaaaaactgaaaacagatttgtgtatcagaactttgttttttcttctttcctctcccattaatcatctcaccacccctcagatttatctgctgaccctttggaggggcccgacccctaggttgggaaccactggactaaactagctaactgtatataaagtagtgtaaactagctccacctccagcagctacaacagtaacatgctgctctaacactgatgcttcactattaataatctaatgatgtcatatataataatatatcagtcagagggaccaaaccactacttttactgcaatactttaactacatcaagctcataatacttatgtacttttactgcaatactttaactacatcaagctcataatacttatgtacttttactgcaatactttaactacatcaagctcataatacttatgtacttttactgcaatactttaactacatcaagctcataatacttatgtacttttactgcaatactttaactacatcaagctcataatacttatgtacttttactgcaatactttaactacatcaagctcataatacttatgtacttttactgcaatactttaactacatcaagctcataatacttatgtacttttactgcaatactttaactacatcaagctcataatacttatgtacttttactgcaatactttaactacatcaagctcataatacttatgtacttttactgcaatactttaactacatcaagctcataatacttatgtacttttactgcaatactttaactacatcaagctcataatacttatgtacttttactgcaatactttaactacatcaagctcataatacttatgtacttttactgcaatactttaactacatcaagctcataatacttatgtacttttactctagttgagtatttttatattgctgtactggtacttttactgcagtaaaagatctcagtacttcttccaccactgtaacAAAAGTGCAGAtgtattctgattggctgtctgACCTGAAGAGGGGGGCGTGTCCTTTGTTGTTAGCCAATGCGAAGAAGCCGCTGTGTGGGGAGAAGTCGAGGCAGCTGGCTCGATAAATGATCTTCCTCTTAGAGACGGGGAAGTTTGAGAAGACGGTGAGGCTGGGCAGGTGGAGCTGacgggacagagagagagatgacatcatcaccaccaccatcatcatcaccataatcatcatcaccaccatcatcatcatcatcatcaccataatcatcatcaccaccataaCCATCATCATGTCTCACCAGTCGCATGGCCTCGTCCTCGGCTCGGGAGGCGATGGCGAGGATCTCGGAGGTGGGGTTAAAGGTCAGGGAGGTGGCAGAGGTCAGCAGGTTCATCACCGCCTTCAGAGGCTTGGGATTGGCTGAGTTTAGACACGCCTCCTGGGAGTAGACGTTGACCACGCCCGACTgagagctgaaacacacacagatgagttAGAGATGATGTGAACGGACagctgtcagccaatcagagcgcTGGATgatgtgtgtgggggggggggggggggggggggggggggggtcttacCCGCAGGCGAGGTACCGTCCGTTAGGTGACGCAGCGATGGACGTTCCCTTCACACAGCCGTCATCTGTAAACCTGTTAACACACCGACTGCTGCGCATGTCCCACACATacacctccccctcctctgcatgcgcacacacatacacacacacacacacacacacacacacaggtcacgTGACTGACAGGAAGTTGATTCGTGACATCACACACTCATTGTGTGGTGGACTCACCTGAGTTGGTGAAGACTTTGCTGCCGTCGTGAGAGAAAGCGACGCCGCTGACGTTTCCGTTTATCTTCATACTGCGAACCACCTCCTTAGtctgcacacgcacacacacacacacacacacacacacacacacacacgcatacacacatacacacacacacacgcacgcacacacacgcacgcgcacacacgcatgcacacacacacacacacgcacgcatacacacgcacgcacacacacacacacacacacacgcacgcacacacacacgcacacacatacacacgcacgcacatacacacgcacacacacacatacacacgcacacacgcacgcacacacacgcacacatacacacacacacacatacacacacacgcacacacacgcacgcacacgcacgcacgcacatacacacacgcacgcatacacacgcacacacacacgcatacacacacacacacatacacacacgcacacacacacgcatacacacacgcatacacacacacacacacacacacacacacacacgcacacagtttattgattacttttaattttattggagacattttaaaatgagaaaacactgtgctgctgctttcaGGAGTTTAAGTTGTTTTTCGGTTCGTGTTGACTGAAGACGGTGAAAAAGGTTTCAGACGTAACAACATTCAGCAGTAAAAACCTTCAGGGAGGAACTTCAACACAACGTTTCAGACCGACTGACTACGTTTACatgctaaccctaacccaataTCAGCACACGTCTTAATCAGGAAAAACTACAACTGGAATAAAACCTAATAAACTGGAATATCCCAACAGAATATATGACCCGTAACATATTCAGAATAATAGTGGattattagtgtgcatgtaaaacGTAGTCGCTGACTCtacctggaaaaaaaacagtccagGTTAGTGTGAAGGGatctgtttccatggtaactaAAGTCAGACTTATTTAAACCTACTTAATGAAACTGGGAATAATCCTGACTCACTGAAGTAAACCAGGTTGAACTGGTTCAATAATCTGCTTTATGAAACGCACCTTGAGTGTGAGCATGTGCAGGTATCCGTTGGTCCCAGTGAGCAGCAGAGCGCCTCCGTCAGGACACACAGAGAACTCCTTCACTCTGGCTTCATTCAGACCTGgacgcacacacaaaaacctccataaatccacgTAGAAACCAGAGAAACACGAGGCTGCAGAACGTTTCAGTTTCTTCAGCGTCACATTGATCAGTGATAGTTTCTGTACATCACGTTACACTGCAGACAGctgctgctaacagctgattcacacgACTTTAATGGAGAATATTTGACTAAAAGTGAACAAATCTGGTATAAAGACAAACATGGCTCAAGTTCTAACTCACTGTATCCATGGCAACGttacacttcctgtttacaacCTCCACAGGGATTAAATTTAGCTCCAGGTGTCAAAAACGGTCCCTGCTCTGGGTGGAGTTCGCAGGTGTGAACAGGTGTGACACTGACCTCTGACATAGTGAACAGGTGTGAACAGGTGTGACACTGACCTCTGACGGTGTGAACAGGTGTGACTCGGCCCTCCATCATGTCGTACAGGTAGAACATCTTGTTCTTCAGGCTGGTGGCGATCACCGTCTCTCCGTCCAGGCTGAACTGAGCTCTGTGGACGGGGAATCTCTCCAGGTGGATGCTCTGGATCTTCGGGTTCGTCTTCCCGTCCACCTGCAGGAGGAAACAGGTGATTTTTAACTGCTTCCTTATTGTGATGTGGTTTGTTAAATACCGTTggagggagctgattggctatGTGTACCTGGAAGAGGGAGATGGATTGGTCGAGGCCAGCCGTCATGACGACCTGAGCGGAGGGGTGAAACTGGACGGTGGTCAGTCGGTCCTCTGACGGACGAGCGCTGTTGGCGTTGAGACACTTCTTCATCTGAGACGGGACGACAAGATGTCAACAAACGTTCTGGACGAGACTTTAGAACAACTGTCATGTTGAagcagaaaagcatcaaattctcacatgtgagaagctgacGGCTTGATatttgataaatgactgaaccttaattattcaattatcaataTAGTTGCCCATTAATTTTCTGGCAATCAACTAATCGACTGAACggctaatcaatgaatcagctCTAGATGAGACAACATGATAAACAAATCAATCCTCATTTTACAGGTTTTctacattttcctttttcaggATTTCATGTCAAATCTTCCTGCTGTGATCTGAACTAACGAAGCGTCATGTGATGTTACGTTACGTGACGCTacatgatgtgatgtcatgCGATGTTATGGGATGTTATGGAATATTATGGGATGTTATGGGATGTGAGCGTCATTagttctgcaggtatttggtcatataCCGCAGTACGTCTGACGATAGTTTCTGTGTgactgaaactgaactgaatgtcTGATTGGCTGTTAGGAGATC
The genomic region above belongs to Thunnus albacares chromosome 17, fThuAlb1.1, whole genome shotgun sequence and contains:
- the utp18 gene encoding U3 small nucleolar RNA-associated protein 18 homolog translates to MEDSNVIKLPVTEERGAAKKRPRAPKLNPGKEAKRRQRNVQRLAALGEADSSVKLLEELLFGAEDELLHRLVEEDEEQTGTLLAEDGDEESGESEAENEARPQVQPTRKAAWVDEDDELEEDVDMKHRYRRDLMKGDAESTMSKHKLQQRMREQFQKSMGGTPSWAESSAEKKKKKKKTTSADDDDDDEDEEEEGDDLMRRTGNFVASSDSLPGGILRMKKCLNANSARPSEDRLTTVQFHPSAQVVMTAGLDQSISLFQVDGKTNPKIQSIHLERFPVHRAQFSLDGETVIATSLKNKMFYLYDMMEGRVTPVHTVRGLNEARVKEFSVCPDGGALLLTGTNGYLHMLTLKTKEVVRSMKINGNVSGVAFSHDGSKVFTNSEEGEVYVWDMRSSRCVNRFTDDGCVKGTSIAASPNGRYLACGSQSGVVNVYSQEACLNSANPKPLKAVMNLLTSATSLTFNPTSEILAIASRAEDEAMRLLHLPSLTVFSNFPVSKRKIIYRASCLDFSPHSGFFALANNKGHAPLFRLLHYKNF